The DNA sequence GGCGCTGCAAGCTACAGTCGCACGCTTGACCTTAGTATGTTCCTGTCCACCAGATAGTTTACTGGGCGATGTGGGTTCATCAATCTCAGCCGATGGGGATCTCAGTTCTGGGGAATCGAGATGGACTTGTGCCGACATGTATGTGCTAGTGAATTGTTGGATAGGTGTGTCAAATGCGCAATGGTGGACAAAACGTCCAAATGTCAATCATGCTGAACGCCCCGCCTGACCACCACTAACGGAACCAATCTTCCCGAAAGTGATCAGGTGGTCCTTCCACTTCCGTGGTCATTCAGTTTTTCATGTGATTTGTCGCCTCCTGCTTCCTTGCGGCTGAAACCCTTGACGCAGCTGCCTTGATCTGATATCATCTCACCAGGTCCTGACACTTAATTATATTACACCCGAGGGCCAAACTTTTCGCAACCGGCGGCTGGCCCTTTAGAGGCATGTTCCCACTGTAGCAAAATTTGCTTCACATTTGCAAGCTACCGCCCCTCTGGGGTCATTACATAATATATCTACTGCCACGATTTACATAGGGAGGCCCAACATCGCGAGTCATTAACCAAATCTAATCTGACTATATACTATTGTTATTCATGACCCGCTTTATAACCCCCTAACAACCATATTTCCCAGCCCTCCAATGCACCAAGGCAAATGTAGGTTGATTCATCTTTAGGTTATGTGCCATTATTTGACAACTTTTATCAGCTCTTTCAGACATGAGACTTGATGCGCCCGACTGTCGCCTCTTGCTCTTGCATCCTAATAAGCATGCAACCACTAATGCGGAGTCCGTCCAATACGAATTGTGGTATCATGTCCCGTTTGCTCCCCATGTCTCCCCAAAGTTAGGATTATACTCTTCATCCGGGACCTTCTATAAAGCTGGATCTTTTGAAGCTACCAAGTCGCCAACCGCCCACCACAACAGGTCACCAGGGTTTCCTTCGGAAATAAGCTATTCACAACAATAGAAAGATAGCAGCAATTACACATAAGTTCATCACTTTTCCTCGCTCTTTTTGTCTTACTAAAATTACAACTGATTCTACTCATTGACCAAGCCTTTGCCCTCAAATCGCCAAATGCAGGATCGCCTCCTGTACCTCGTCGACATCTTCtacatcttcttccagcaCCAGCAGCCCGTCATCCCCgtactcttcttcattcccGACACCGTGACTCTCTGGAACAGTGTCGATTTCCATAGACTCACTATCATCCCGGCTGTTGCTGAGTGACTCTCCTGCAGTCTCCCCCTTCAACTCAAACATCAGGTCGCGAAGTCTACGGAAACTTCCTGCTGCCCCTGACCTTCCTTCGATCTCTTCTATAATTTCGCTGAAATTGATCGCCCCTCCCACGAAACCTCTTTCTTTGGCCATCTTGCTATATTCGACGTTTCTGTTCTTTAGAATATCCAACATTTGCCTCACTTCCCGTTCACCTTCGGCCCACTTGTCTTTCATCTCGTTTTTCACCTCGTCATCGCACTGATCCCTCCAGAGAGATGGGTCAGGCTGATTTTCCCAGACCCCCACCAACCCATCACCCATCCACCTTAGCTCTAGAGCCCTATGCCCTTCGCGAAGCTCAGCTAGCTAGAAGATGGAGGTATTTCAAGTAATTATTCCGAGTTGGAGTATCCACAGGTACAGCATCTTCATTAGTAAGCTATAGTCTCGCGTcaaaaaaagaagaattACATTTGGTAGATTGAAGTCCATTTCCAGTGTTCTGTCCGATCGCTTCTCCTTCGTCCTCACTTCCGCCCTCCTCAGAGCTTTGCTCGGTGAGCTTGAGCGCAAAGATCCACAGGTCAAGATTCTTGTCGATCCTTTCCTGACGCTCGATGGTCCTGCGGATGAGCCTCGCCGTTTCGGTCCGAAGCCGTCTAAACTCTTCTAGACATCTGTCACGCATTTGGAGGGCTTTTATCCCTAAATTGATCTATGAGTGAGCTATATATTAAAAGCAAATGATCCACTGACCTAATTGGCATGTGCGATCAAAGGCCCATGCGGCATCTTTCGTCTCGAAGAGGATATCGGACCAAAACGGGTCATCGGGCTTCTTTGCCAGGACTTCCTGTACTGATCTAGCCAGCTGTCGAGGCTGTCTAGATGGGAAGTTCTTTGCGTAGTGCTCAATGGCCCTATCATACCCCTCCactctcctcttcaactTCACCACGTcaatttttttttattattTTTTTTACCGGACCGACACCTGATGCACCCATCCTGAGCTTATTTACGTTTCACTTCCACAATTCAACTTACCCAAGCGTTCCATGGCTCCAGATCTGGTCTTGAGGATGGGCTCGACAGTCATGCGGTAAGCAATGGCCCGCCGTTGCAGATTGCAGAGCGCTTCATGCACTCGACAAAAACATTGCaaatcctcttctccttcaacaAATCGTAGGTCAGAGCCCCAATTAGCATCTGCGGCACACAAGTACTCACGATCCGGTCCCATTAGATCTCTCGCTTTCCGGGAAATGTCCCGCTTGAGTGTTTCATGCCTTGTCGCTATCGCTTTAGCTGCATTGGCCTTCTGAATCGCTCCTGCCTGGTCATTATTCTTCAACGCTTCCTCTAAACCCTGCCTGGAGCCAAGAGTTCAGCCAGCGATATCTTTACGTCCGATCCACTCACCAAGCCACGATGAAGGCATCGGCCTCAGCAACCATTAGACCTAATTCTCGATACTTCTGGTCTCTAAGCTGCGCATCACTCCTCTCGCCCGCTTTACTCTGGTTGGCCTTTTGTGCTTCCCATTCAGCCTTCAGCTTTTCGGCGGTCCATACTTCTCCCTCTGCTCTCTTCAATCCATTTAACGCTTCTCCCAGCCGCTCCCTGGTGATCCGATAATGGTCTTTGAGCCACGAAACTGATTTCATTGTTCGCAGCATAAGCAAGCATAAAGTTAAACGGGAAACAATACTTCCCCCTGGCTTCCTGAGCATTCTCGTTGATATGGTCGACTCGGAATTGAATGTTCATCAATCGCAATGAAGCATTCGAACGACGGTCAACCTGATCAACTTGCTCAGTTTGGACCAGAGTCTCTCACACCCTTCCCCGTCCCTCATACCAAACCATTCAACCATGCGAGGATTGTACTCCAATTGACATTGCCAGTTATGTGCGAAAGAAGCGTGGAAAACTGCAAGCGCACATTTCAACTGACCTTGCTCAATCTTAGAACGGAGCAATCCTCGCTACACTCATGGTGAGTTCAGTTTACGTGGATTTTGCAGCGATAGACTTATCTTCTTGAGGTGGGCTTCGAAATTGCAAGCGACGTCATACAGGAGACCAATCCTTGCATCATCGCCTGCAACTTCCGCAAACAACCACTCTAGAAGGGGCCAAGGATAGTACATTCTGAGAAACGATCGCGTCTCGTCAGATCATCATAGGTAAAGCGATAAAGCGAAGAATACTGACTTCTCTCCTGACTTGTACAGGTTCACCAACTTCAAACAGACTTCATGGGGGCAAACCAGGGCAAACAATCCATTGTCCGCTTTGCCTTTGAAAGCTTTTGAGTCCACCCCTCCGTCCTTTGCTTTCCAAGCTGAGGAACAGTTCTATACATGATCAGTTTCCTGTATGCAGATTACCAAACAATAATCTCACGTCATCGACTTGCTCCTTTTGATTGTCCACGCGTTGTTTGGCAGCTTGGACGAACTTGGCGTCCAAAAAGATAAGTGGGTCCATATTAGAGAAGTCATTCTTGGCCGCATTCTCCGCTCGAGAATGAGTGAAGTTCCCATCACAAGCAACCAGTATATCCAACTCTTTTTTGAACATATCTCCTTCCCTCCGAGGGCCGAAGCATAGCGGGCATTTGATCGCCATCGCGTCTGATTCTGTGAGCCTCAGTAGCTTCGCCTTCACTGTCTCCTCACGCAAGATTAAATCCCTGTACACATGGATGACTCGTTGCATGACAGTGCTGCCATCCTTGGCCTAAGGAATGTCATTGTCCGATCGAGAATACGCCACCCACAAGGAAATTGTACGTACCTTATATGCGTTCAAGGCCAAGATCACGCCACCTATGCAAATCACCTATATCAAGGACACATGACCATAGCCTATATGAAGTTACCAGCATCTGATGTTGATCCTGATGATATGCACCAGTTTTTATCATAGAGTTTGATTTGTTCTTAACTCCCAATCTTTCAACTCTATTCCTTTTCCATACTGGCCCAAACACCCAGGATCACAGATTGCAAATGCATTCGCACTCTCCTTTTCTCATCCTTAGCAAGGAAGCCTTTCTTCTGCGGTATAGTTGTTGCCGACTAGCTGTGTTTCCCCAAGCGTTTGTGGGTATTCTTGTTCACAATTTATCGGCTCCAGGCATGGCGTCTATACTTGTTGACCCTCTGGCCAGGTACCTTTTATGTGCCTGTTGACCATTCTTGTCGTCTACCAGGCCAGCGACCTATTGCCTGCCGTACCAACTAGTAGTCAGCCGCGATTTTGTCATCATCCAACCACCGCAAACAAGCTGCTATTGTGACGCTGCTTTTCAATTTATGAAAGGGTTATACATGCATCGTACCACCTTCAAAAATGCTGCTAGcttccaactcttcttgtactttttttttcttttaCCAGACCTTCTTGTACTGCTCCTCAGACTTCTCACCGAACACATTGATGGGCCAGCTGGATAAAGAAAGATAAGTCTCGTATCTCGACTCAGCCGTGATGTGCGTACTTACGCAAGGTTGTACTCGGCAGGAATGTTGGCCCTGGAAGCATTGGCCTTGCCAACCTTGTTGATCTCCTCAAAGACATCATCGCTGAGTTTAAAGTCCTCAAAGTTGGTCTATTCCCCCAACAGCTCATTAGCATCGATTACAGCCATTTATTCACTACAATACCTACCTTGATTCGAGATGGAGTAACAGACTTTGGGATAACCACGAAGCCCTGGTGTGCCGCCCAGTTAATCAAGACCTGCGCAGGCTCCTTGTTGAACTTCTTGGCAATGTCAATGATTTGGGGTTGGTCGATGATTCGAGGCTTGCCAGTAGTGTTGTTACCGAGTGGAGAGTACGCAGTGATGACAAtgttcttctccttgccTTGAAAGGTTAAGAGTCAGACGATAATGAGTCTGGATAAGGACGACGAAGAGATCGACTTACAGTACTTGAAGAGCTCGGGCTGGATCAAGCTGGGGTGACACTCAATCTGGTTCATGGTGGGAACGACACCAGTCTCCTTGATGAGCTTCTCCAGAAGTTCAACGTTAAAGTTGGAAACACCGATGGCCTTGACTTTCTTGGTCTCCTTGGAGATCCTGGTCAACTCCTTCCAGGTGTCAACGACGCTGGGTCCATCCCAGTCAATGGCAACCTTGCCGTCCTCAGTCTTGGGGAAGAGGTTGCTCCCAGGAGCAAAAGACACAGGCCAGTGAATGAGGTAGACATCAAGGTAGTCGGTGCCGAGCTGCTTGAGGGTGGTGTCAAGGTCGGCCTCAACCTTTTCGGGTCGGTGAGAGTTGTTCCAGAGCTTGGagacaaggaagaggtCCTTTCGTGGGATACCAGAGGCCTTGATACCTTGGGCGACCTGCAAATAAAGTTAGCCCACCAGGCCCATCCCGGTCTGAACATGATTGAAACTTGCCTCGTCCTGGTTTTCTATTATACGTGATCAAAAACGGTTGAGATTAGCTAGTGATTCCATAGATACTAGTTACGTCAGACACACGGTAAACCTATGTCTCTATATTAGCTTATTTGCTCCCTTTAGTAAGATGACGGGACTCACCAAAGCACAATCAATGTGTCGGTAGCCGACCTTGATGGCCTCCTCGACGCTACGTCGCTCTTATGTCAGcatcatccatccatccatcGACAAGATTCCTACGTGGGCAAACTTACGCCTTCTCGACCTCACCAGGTGCAGCCTGCCAGGTGCCGAAACCGATCTGAGGAACGACAACACCGTTGTTACTGGAATGCGATGTCAGCCCGTCAACAGCCGATACGGACAAAGCCAGACAAATGTAAAGGTGTCTGCTGCGTCACACACAGGATGAATTGCTTACAGCTTGAGAGTTCGACCGAGAGACATTTTGCTTGCcttgttcttttttttgtttCCTAGGAAAAGTATATAGATGAAAATGGGAAGACATAGGGAGAGAAAGGGCGGATGTTTATATTTGGGGGATTCGGTCGGGTAATAATCGGTATCCTCAGCGTCCTCCAATCCCGACTCGGCACATCATTACACACAatccacctccacctcaCTATCCCATGATGTCACCCTTTTCGGTAAATTCCATAAGAATAGCACAGAACATTTCCACCGACCGCTCGCTGATAACTAAATGTCAACGGGGAGTGCAAAGAGTGTTGGCCCAGTTTAGCGGTGGATGTGTCCGGAACTTTGAGCCGGGATGTCCCAAATCGCTTTTTTGCATACATGGTTGAATGAGGTATATATTTAGGTAAACGGATCCGCCACGCCCAAACATAGAACGAAGTGGATTGGTCCATAGCCAGTGACGAAGATCACCAATGCTAACGCTATTCGAATGACACTTCCACCCTCACCGCCGAGCTAGAGATATGTCTGCCTAATCATGGTAGTATTTGTCAAACTTTTCGATCAATTCATGGAAAATGACGATCAGCCGAGGTCGCGGAATGAGAACTTCGGGCCGAGGAATGAAATAAGGTTTGTGAGTCATAACCTTCATCTTTTGAGCCGATGGCGAGTGCAACGACACGAAATAGGTAAGATGCAGAAACTTTTTTGTGTGCTTTGGTCTTTCCCCCCACCCCACAACTTATCTCATAGTTTGAACAAACCCCCAATCATGACTGTCGAATCTCCCAATGTCGCTCAAAACTTTGAAAGTGGAGAGAAAGTCGTTGATCTGGCTGTTGCCGGTCAACCTCAACGGGAGGATGGTAAGCATGGGACAAGTCACTTGGATTCCGAGTCTATGAAGCTGATTATATCTTAGCCACCCTTTTGGTCTCTTTGAAGACCACCCAGTTGTTCTCCTTAGCTAAACAAGGAGTTATCGTTACTGGTGGTGCCCGAGGTCTCGGTTTGGCCCTGGCCATCTCCCTTCTTGAGGCTTCTGCCGGTCACGTCTATTGTGTCGACATTCTCCCCTTTCCTATCGCAGATGAGTGGGGTCTTGCACAGCGCACCGCAAAAGAATTCGGAAGCAAGATTGAATATCGCCGTCTCGACATCACTGACGAAGAGGCCGTTACATGTACTTTCGCAGACATCTATTCGACATGTTCTTATCCAGTCACAGGACTCTTTGCAGCAGCGGGAATCCAACAAATGATCCCGGCTTTAGATTATCCGGCCAAGGATTTCAGACGAATCATGGAAGTAAATGTTACAGGTACATTCATTACTATGCATCGGGATGAAGCTGACCAAATGCAGGAACCTTCTTAACGGTGCAGGCGGCTGCTAGGGAAATGAAAGCACGTAACATTGCGGGTAGCATCGTCATTACAGCCTCTATGTCTGGGTCTATTGCCAACAAGGGTGAGTTAAGGGAATTTTGAGGGAAACAAAGGCTAAAGCGACCCAGGTCTGACTTGCACGGCTTACAACACTTCAAAATCGGCGCTCTTGCAACTCTGCCGCAGCGTCGCAGCCGAGTGGGGTCAATATGGAATCCGAGTTAACGTACGTCTTGTTCTGTGTCCTCTACGTCGGGAGAGTTCCAACCTAACCGCTGCAATAGACTCTCTCTCCAGGATATATCAGGACAGCCATGACGGATGGGCTTCTTGCTGAGCTACCCGATCTTGAGCAAGAGTGGCTGCGAGGAAGCATGCTCAACCGTCTGTCCACTCCTGATGAATATCGAGGACCACTCTTGTTCTTGCTCAGTAACGCTTCCAGTTTCGTCACCGGCGCGGATCTGCTCGTGGATGGTGGTCATACCGCATTTTAGTCATTTCAGTTTTCTATGGGTTTATGCAATGCACCAGTGATTTTGATCCCAAAGGGCTGAGGCCATCATCATTCTTTGTGTGCTTAATTATGGAGCCCTCGTGCATGCACTACCATACAGGACGTGAAGTGTCTTTTCGCAGGCTTCTTGATGACACTCTCATGCATACTATATTATATTATATCCCTTTCTACGGTAATAACAATGTACAACTTTGATGTTATCACGTTGCTGAAACGGGGTTCACTGGAAACAATCTGTATGCATTTTTCTGGATGCATATTCGGATAATAATACACGCTCAAGAGACGtaaaaagaaaaaaaaattcTCCGTGCGATCTGCTTTAGTattcttgttgttgactTTCACTCATGGCTGATGCAGATCCCGAGCCGTACCCAAAGCTCCTCGGTCCGCTCAAAGCTACTTCCGTAACTCATGTTCAGCAACTTCAACGCCGAAC is a window from the Cryptococcus gattii WM276 chromosome L, complete sequence genome containing:
- a CDS encoding uncharacterized protein (similar to TIGR gene model, INSD accession AAW43772.1), which gives rise to MTVESPNVAQNFESGEKVVDLAVAGQPQREDATLLVSLKTTQLFSLAKQGVIVTGGARGLGLALAISLLEASAGHVYCVDILPFPIADEWGLAQRTAKEFGSKIEYRRLDITDEEAVTCTFADIYSTCSYPVTGLFAAAGIQQMIPALDYPAKDFRRIMEVNVTGTFLTVQAAAREMKARNIAGSIVITASMSGSIANKGLTCTAYNTSKSALLQLCRSVAAEWGQYGIRVNTLSPGYIRTAMTDGLLAELPDLEQEWLRGSMLNRLSTPDEYRGPLLFLLSNASSFVTGADLLVDGGHTAF
- a CDS encoding Oxidoreductase/2-methylbutyraldehyde reductase, putative; Ypr1p (similar to TIGR gene model, INSD accession AAW41727.1; involved in isoleucine catabolism); the encoded protein is MSLGRTLKLNNGVVVPQIGFGTWQAAPGEVEKAVEEAIKVGYRHIDCALVYRVSDTGMGLVAQGIKASGIPRKDLFLVSKLWNNSHRPEKVEADLDTTLKQLGTDYLDVYLIHWPVSFAPGSNLFPKTEDGKVAIDWDGPSVVDTWKELTRISKETKKVKAIGVSNFNVELLEKLIKETGVVPTMNQIECHPSLIQPELFKYCKEKNIVITAYSPLGNNTTGKPRIIDQPQIIDIAKKFNKEPAQVLINWAAHQGFVVIPKSVTPSRIKTNFEDFKLSDDVFEEINKVGKANASRANIPAEYNLAWPINVFGEKSEEQYKKVW